In uncultured Desulfovibrio sp., the genomic stretch CAAGAAAGGCCGCGAGCAGGGGGGCGCGGTCGCCGCGTCCGCTGTTCATGACCTTCCACCAGCATCTGCGCATGCGTTCAACGGCCCAGCGCAAGTTTACGGCGGTGGGGCGGGCATTGGCAATGCGGTCGAGCAGTTCTTCAAGCTGGGTGGCCCAGCCGGGGCCGCTGGTTTCGTTCAGCGCAAGGGCGCAGCCCCAGGCCGCAGTGACGCCAATGGCCGGAGCCCCGCGCACAACCATGGTTTGTAACGCCGATACAATGTCGTCTGTATTACGGCAGATCACTTCAGTTTCCTGCTCTGGCAGCAAGCGCTGGTCAAGCAGGTGCAGCGCAAGATTTTGCCTGTCAAAGCGAATATGATCTTCCATGGTTTGCCTCCGCAGGATTCGAGATATTTATCAAGGATACACAACTATGCGCTGAAGGCAAAGCGCAGTTGGCGGCATTCCGCCGTAAACCATATAAAAAACATGCCCCATCAAGAGGTTCTGCGGCCCGCAATGCTTTACAAACAGGCGCGCGGCTGGCTATGCTGCGGCTTGACAAAATCGTTTCCGGCGCGATGTGAGCGCCCGGTAAACGCACTGGCTTCCTGTGGGGCTGCGCGGCAGGGTGGAGTCCATGCCTGCATGGTGCGGGCGTGACCTGTTGCGAGCGCATGGGACAGACTGCATGTCGATCAACTTAGGAGCTATCAGACATGGAAGAGTTTTCGCGGATTCGCCGCCTCCCCCCCTATGTTTTTGCGGTGGTGGGAGACCTCAAAATGCGGCTGCGTCGGCAGAATATCGACATCGTGGACTTCAGCATGGGCAATCCGGACATCGCAACGCCCGCACCCATCGTCGAAAAGCTTGTTGAGGCAGCACAGAAGCCGGTGAACCACCGCTACTCGCTTTCGCGCGGTATTCCGAACCTGCGCAAAGCCATCTGTGATCGCTATGCCCGCCACTACGGCGTGCAGCTCGACCCTGACAGCGAAGCCATCGTGACCCTGGGTTCCAAGGAAGGCCTGGCCCACCTTTCGCTGGCTATTCTTGAGCCCGGCGATGTGGTGCTCGCACCCGACCCGACTTACCCCATCCACAAGTACGCGCCCATCATTGCAGGCGCGGACGTGCGCAGCGTGCCCATCGGCCCTGGCCGCAACTTTTTTGAAGACCTTGAGGCCGCCATGCGTCAGGCCTGGCCCAAGCCCAAGGTGCTTTTCATCTGCTATCCGCACAACCCCACCACCGAAGTGACGGATCTGGAATTCTTCCAGAAGATTGTGGACTTCGCCAAGGAAAACCACATCTGGGTCGTGCATGATCTGGCTTACGCCGATCTGGTTTTTGACGGCTACAAGGCCCCCAGCTTTTTGCAGGCCAAGGGCGCCAAGGATGTGGGCGTGGAATTCTACTCCCTGTCCAAGAGCTATTCCATGCCCGGCTGGCGCGTGGGTTTTGCCGTGGGCAACAAGGATCTTATCCATGCCCTGGCGCGCATCAAGAGCTATCTGGATTACGGCATGTTCCAGCCCATCCAGATTGCCTCCACCGTGGCCCTCAACGGCCCCGAAGACTGTGTGCACCAGATCCGCGACGTGTATCAGGAACGGCGTGACCGCCTCATCGAAGGCCTGAACCGCATCGGCTGGGAAACGCCTTCGCCCAAGGCGACCATGTTTGTGTGGGCGCACATTCCCGAACCCTTCCGCAAGATGGGCTCCGTGGAATTTTCCAAGCTGCTGTTGCAGGAGGCCCACGTGGCCGTTTCGCCTGGTCTGGGCTTCGGCTCCTACGGCGACGAATACGTGCGTTTTGCCCTGATTGAAAACGATCAACGCACGCGGCAGGCTATTAGCAGTATGCGGCGGTTGTTGTCGGGCGTCTCCGACTAAACCTGTTTCGCCCTCCGCGCCTTTTTGCTTCCGGCGGCGTCAGGCGGTCTTTTTATTCCGGTCGAGTACCATCAGAGTACACCCCCTGCATAAAAAGCCCGCCTTCCTTGCCGGAAGGCAAAAATTCGCAGGATGGCAAAACAGGTTTTGAAAGTATCTTTTGCCCCCTGGACAGCGTCAACGGCCCGTTTCAGTCCAGGTCTGCACCAGCATGTACCATCCCTGGCCTGAAACGGGTCGTTTTCTTGCCAGGGAACAAAAACTCGCTTTCAAAAGCCGTTTTTTCGGACGGTAAGAAGCGAGGTCAGAATTACTGAAATCGGCGGGGTCGGGAGGTTTTCCGGCCCCGCCGCAGCAACCATAAGGCCGCACATGGCCAACAACCGCGCAGGCCCGCGGCGGACAGACCGGGGTTAGGCAGCAGATTCGGAGGCGACATGACAAAGAACAGCGATAAACCCCTGGTAGTGGGCCTTGCCGGATTCGGCACCGTGGGCGGCGGCCTTGTGCGTCTGCTTGACGAAAACGCCGATCTCATTCGCCGCCGTTGCGGGCGCGATATCGTGCTCAAAAAGGTGCTTGTGCGCAACGCCACCAAGGCCCGCAGCGCCCAGTTGCCAGCCGGAACCGAGCTTACCACCGATTACCGCGCGCTTACCGATGATCCTGAAATTGACGTGCTGGTGGAACTGATCGGCGGCATCGACAATGCCCGCACCATCATCGACCGCGCCCTTGATCAGGGCAAACACATCGTCACCGCCAACAAGGCCCTGCTGGCTGAGGAAGGTCTGGCCCTGTTCCAGAAGGCTGACCGCAAAAAGCGCATTCTGCGCTACGAAGCCAGCGTGGCCGGGGCCATCCCCATTGTGGAAACGCTGAAGGAAAGCCTCACGGGCAACCGGATTGAATCGCTCATGGGCATTCTCAACGGCACCAGCAACTATATTTTGTCTGAAATGACCAGCAACGGCATGGATTTTGACGTTGCGCTCAAGCAGGCCCAGCAGCTGGGCTATGCCGAGGCCGATCCCACGCTGGACATTGATGGTCACGATGCCGCCCACAAGCTTATTCTGCTTATCCGTCTGGCCTACGGGGTGCACTATCCCTACACGGCCCTTTCGGTGCGCGGCATTCGCGGGCTTTCTGGCATGGATATCCGCCTTGCGCGCGAATTTGGCTACCGTATCAAGCTCATTGGTCAGGTGCGCGAGGTGCCCGGCGCCGAGGGCTCTGAGGGTGAAGGCAACATCCGGCTTGAGGCCGGGGTGTTCCCCGCCCTTGTGTACCACAAATTTTTGCTGGCCCGCGTGGGCGGCGTGTACAACGCCGTTCGGGTGGACGCCAACGCTTCCGGCCCGCTGTTTTTCCACGGGCGCGGCGCGGGCGATCTGCCCACAGCCGGGGCCGTGCTGGGCGATCTGCTGGCCGTTGCCCGCGATGAACGCCCCAACAACACCGGCTTTGTGGGCAAGGAACTGCCCAAGGCCTCCATCGTGCCGCCGGAAGAATGGCGCTCGTGCTACTACGTGCGCGTCATGGTGCAGGACACCCCCGGCGTGCTGCGCGATCTTTCGGGCTGCATGGCCGCCGAGGGCATCAGCATGGCTCAGGTTATCCAGAAGAGCGATGAAGGCAACGGCGTGCCGCTGGTCTTCATGACCCACGAAACCACGGCCCGCGCCATGAGCGACGCACTCCAGCGCACCATGGACGCTGGCCTGCTCAAGGAACCCGCGGTGTACTTCCGCGTGTTGGGAGGAGCATGATAATTTTTGATGAACCATATGTCTCGCCAGAGCTGCTCGACTACGCGGCAGCCCGGCGGGAACCGGTGCTCGACAATGCTGTGGCGCGGGACTTGTCCCGCGCCCGCGCGCTTTCTGGCGCAGCGCCCCTGAACCTCATGCCGGAAGCGGAATTTGCGGCCCAGTGCCGGAAGCCCTGCCCGGACTGCGCGCCCCCGCGCATTTATACCTGCTCGGAAAATTCCCTGGCCTGGGTTTGCGACCATGTGGACAATGCCGAGCTTGTCAGCGGCATTGAAAAGCTCAAGAACAAGGCCAGGACCCGCGAGTTGCTGCGCCCCCTCTACGATGATTATTTCTATCGCAGACTCAGCCTTGATGCCCTGCGCCACCTGCCTTTTGAAGAACTGCGCCTGCCCTGCGTGGTCAAGCCTTCTGTGGGCTTTTTCAGCCTGGGCGTGCGCATTGTGCGCACCCGCGAAGACTGGCAGGCCGCCCTTGCCGCCATTGAGCAGGAAGCAACGCACTGGCGCGAGCAGTATCCAGACAGCGTGGTGGACAGCGAGGACTGGCTCATCGAGGAATACATTGACGGCGATGAATACGCCGTGGATGTGTACTTTGACGCACAGGGGCAGGCCGTGATCTGCAACATCCTGCGGCACGAATTTGCTTCCGCTTCGGACGTGAGCGACCGCCTGTACTACACGGGCGCTTCTGTGGTACGCTCACACCTTGCGGAGTTCGAGGCATGGTTCAACAAGGTTAACTCCTTGCTGGGTCTGCGGAATTTTCCCACCCATGTGGAGCTGCGGCGTGATGCCCAGGGACGTATACGGCCCATAGAATTCAATGCCCTGCGTTTTGCGGGCTGGTGCTGCACGGACGTCACCCTGTTTTCCTGGGGCTTCCACACCTACGGCTGCTTTCTGGAAGGGCGGCGGCCCGATTGGGACAAGGCTCTGGCAGGGCGCGAAGGCAAGCTCTACACCCTCATTGTGCTGAACAAGCCGGAAAACTGCCCGCCCGTGCGCAACTTTGATTACGAGGCATTGAGCCGGGGCTTTGCCCGTGTGCTGCATGTGCGCAAAAGCGATTTCACGCGCTACGGGCTGTTTGGTTTTCTCTTTACCGAAACGCCGGAAAACCAGCGTGAAGAGCTGGACCGCATAGCCCGCTCCGACCTGCTGGAATTCACAAGTTGAGGCAGCCGTGGAAACTCTTGAAATAAGCACCCGCAGCCGTTGCGAGATGGTCGACATCACGGCGGAGCTACGCTCGCTGGTGCGTCGCAAGGCCGCAGATGGCCGCTGGCAGAGCGGCGCTCTGGCTCTGTTTTGCCCGCACACCACCTGCGGCCTCACTGTCAACGAAGGCGCAGACCCTGACGTGCGGCGCGACATGCTGGCCTTTTTCAGCCGCCTTGCCCCGGAGCATGGCGATTACCGCCACGCTGAGGGCAACAGTGATGCCCACATAAAAACCACCCTGCATGGGCCATCCCTTCTGCTGATTGTGGAGAAGGGCGAACTGTGCCTTGGCACCTGGCAATCTGTTTACCTGTGCGAGGGCGACGGCCCCCGCCGACGCAACCTGTGGCTGCAATGGCTGAAGTCCGACGACTAGAGCATTTCGTGGCAAGGATTTTTCAGGAAAATCCTTGCGGAGCTGTTAACGAATGGAATGAGTTAACTGCTCTAGAGCGGGCATTCAGCTGTTTGCGGCCTGCCTTTTCATGGCCTCAAAGGAGCACAATCCATGCCCCATGACGTAGATCTTATTCTTACGCTTGCCGGGGGGCTTTCCGCCGCCCTGGTTCTTGGTTTTATCACGCAGAAACTGCGCCTTTCCCCGCTTGTGGGCTATCTGCTCGCAGGCATCATCGTAGGCCCGCACTCCCCCGGCTTTGTGGCCGATGCGTCCACGGCGGCCCAGTGCGCGGAGATCGGCGTTATCCTGCTGATGTTTGGCGTGGGCCTGCATTTTCACCTCAAGGATCTGCTGGCCGTGGGGGCCATTGCCACTGGCGGCGCAGCGGCGCAGATATCGCTGGCAACGCTGGCAAGCATGGGGCTGTTGCATTTTTTCGGCTTTGATCTGTTGTCCGGCGCGGTCTATGGCATGGCTATTTCTGTTGCCAGCACCGTGGTGCTTACCCGTGTACTTGCCGATAACCATGACCTGCACAATACCACCGGGCATGTGGCCCTGGGCTGGCTGGTGGTGGAAGATATCTTTACCATCCTGCTGCTTGTGCTCCTGCCTTCGGTTCTTTCTCCGGGCGGCGAATTCTGGAGCGCCCTGGGCATGACCCTGCTCAAACTGGCGGCGCTCTCCGTGTTTACGCTTGTGGCCGGGCAAAAGCTTATCCCGTTGTTTCTGGGCTACGTGGCCCGCACGGGAACCCGCGATCTGTTTACCCTTGCGGTGCTGGCTCTGGCCCTTGGCATTGCCGTGGCGGCGGCGGAGTTTTTTGGGGCGTCCATGGCGCTTGGCGCTTTTTTGGCTGGCATGGTTGTGGGACAGTCCGAGTTCAGCGCCCGTGCCGCCGCCGAAGCCCTGCCCCTGCGCGATGCCTTTGCCGTGCTGTTTTTTGTGTCTGTGGGCATGCTCTTTGATCCCGCCTCGCTGGCGCAGGACTGGCCCCTCATGCTGGCGACCCTCTTTGTCATCATGATTGTGAAGCCCCTTGGGGCGCTGCTGATGACAAGTTTGTTCCGCAAGCCTCTCAAGCTGGGGCTGCCCGTGGCCGCCTCCCTGTCACAGGTGGGTGAATTTACTTTTATTCTTGCGGGTCTTGGCATCAGCCTTGGGGTTTTTGACCAGAGGGTGAACAATGCGCTCATTCCTGCGGCCATCATTTCCATCACGTTCAACCCCATGCTGTACCGCAAGGCCAAGGATCTGGGGCTGTGGTGGGAGAAGCGCAAGCGCGGCAACGTTGCCGAACCTTCGGCCTGTCTGATCGTGCCGGACGAAGGCACCCGCGGGCGGGTGGTTGTGGTGGGCTACGGCCCCGTTGGCCGCAGTTGCTGCCGCATTTTGCAGGACAGCCGCATGCTGCCCGTGGTTGTGGAAATGAATATCGACACTGTGCGGCTTTTGCGCAGCGAAGGGGTACCCGTGGTGCACGGCGATGCCATGCAGGCCGAAGTGCTGCGCGAAGCTGGCCTGGAAAAGGCCGAGGCACTGCTGCTGACAACCCCCAGTATCCCTGCTGGCGAAGTGACGCCCATAGCGCGCGCGGTGAATCCGCATGCGCGCATTCTGGCGCACACAGCTTTTGTGAGCGAGGCCCGCTCCCTGCGCGAGAAAGGCGTGGATGCTGTGTTCAGCGGCGAGCGTGAAGTTGCATTGGCCATGGCGGAGTACTTGCTGCGTTCGGCGGGAGCGCCGGAAGCGTATGTGCAGACGGAGCTTGAACGCGTTCGCCAAAACCTCGACTAGTCTTTGTTTAAAAAGAGTCTTTTTCCCCCTGACTGCGTCAAAGGC encodes the following:
- a CDS encoding aminotransferase class I/II-fold pyridoxal phosphate-dependent enzyme; translated protein: MEEFSRIRRLPPYVFAVVGDLKMRLRRQNIDIVDFSMGNPDIATPAPIVEKLVEAAQKPVNHRYSLSRGIPNLRKAICDRYARHYGVQLDPDSEAIVTLGSKEGLAHLSLAILEPGDVVLAPDPTYPIHKYAPIIAGADVRSVPIGPGRNFFEDLEAAMRQAWPKPKVLFICYPHNPTTEVTDLEFFQKIVDFAKENHIWVVHDLAYADLVFDGYKAPSFLQAKGAKDVGVEFYSLSKSYSMPGWRVGFAVGNKDLIHALARIKSYLDYGMFQPIQIASTVALNGPEDCVHQIRDVYQERRDRLIEGLNRIGWETPSPKATMFVWAHIPEPFRKMGSVEFSKLLLQEAHVAVSPGLGFGSYGDEYVRFALIENDQRTRQAISSMRRLLSGVSD
- a CDS encoding homoserine dehydrogenase; this translates as MTKNSDKPLVVGLAGFGTVGGGLVRLLDENADLIRRRCGRDIVLKKVLVRNATKARSAQLPAGTELTTDYRALTDDPEIDVLVELIGGIDNARTIIDRALDQGKHIVTANKALLAEEGLALFQKADRKKRILRYEASVAGAIPIVETLKESLTGNRIESLMGILNGTSNYILSEMTSNGMDFDVALKQAQQLGYAEADPTLDIDGHDAAHKLILLIRLAYGVHYPYTALSVRGIRGLSGMDIRLAREFGYRIKLIGQVREVPGAEGSEGEGNIRLEAGVFPALVYHKFLLARVGGVYNAVRVDANASGPLFFHGRGAGDLPTAGAVLGDLLAVARDERPNNTGFVGKELPKASIVPPEEWRSCYYVRVMVQDTPGVLRDLSGCMAAEGISMAQVIQKSDEGNGVPLVFMTHETTARAMSDALQRTMDAGLLKEPAVYFRVLGGA
- a CDS encoding cation:proton antiporter, which codes for MPHDVDLILTLAGGLSAALVLGFITQKLRLSPLVGYLLAGIIVGPHSPGFVADASTAAQCAEIGVILLMFGVGLHFHLKDLLAVGAIATGGAAAQISLATLASMGLLHFFGFDLLSGAVYGMAISVASTVVLTRVLADNHDLHNTTGHVALGWLVVEDIFTILLLVLLPSVLSPGGEFWSALGMTLLKLAALSVFTLVAGQKLIPLFLGYVARTGTRDLFTLAVLALALGIAVAAAEFFGASMALGAFLAGMVVGQSEFSARAAAEALPLRDAFAVLFFVSVGMLFDPASLAQDWPLMLATLFVIMIVKPLGALLMTSLFRKPLKLGLPVAASLSQVGEFTFILAGLGISLGVFDQRVNNALIPAAIISITFNPMLYRKAKDLGLWWEKRKRGNVAEPSACLIVPDEGTRGRVVVVGYGPVGRSCCRILQDSRMLPVVVEMNIDTVRLLRSEGVPVVHGDAMQAEVLREAGLEKAEALLLTTPSIPAGEVTPIARAVNPHARILAHTAFVSEARSLREKGVDAVFSGEREVALAMAEYLLRSAGAPEAYVQTELERVRQNLD
- a CDS encoding secondary thiamine-phosphate synthase enzyme YjbQ — its product is METLEISTRSRCEMVDITAELRSLVRRKAADGRWQSGALALFCPHTTCGLTVNEGADPDVRRDMLAFFSRLAPEHGDYRHAEGNSDAHIKTTLHGPSLLLIVEKGELCLGTWQSVYLCEGDGPRRRNLWLQWLKSDD
- a CDS encoding ATP-grasp domain-containing protein, coding for MIIFDEPYVSPELLDYAAARREPVLDNAVARDLSRARALSGAAPLNLMPEAEFAAQCRKPCPDCAPPRIYTCSENSLAWVCDHVDNAELVSGIEKLKNKARTRELLRPLYDDYFYRRLSLDALRHLPFEELRLPCVVKPSVGFFSLGVRIVRTREDWQAALAAIEQEATHWREQYPDSVVDSEDWLIEEYIDGDEYAVDVYFDAQGQAVICNILRHEFASASDVSDRLYYTGASVVRSHLAEFEAWFNKVNSLLGLRNFPTHVELRRDAQGRIRPIEFNALRFAGWCCTDVTLFSWGFHTYGCFLEGRRPDWDKALAGREGKLYTLIVLNKPENCPPVRNFDYEALSRGFARVLHVRKSDFTRYGLFGFLFTETPENQREELDRIARSDLLEFTS